The genome window ACCGGACGGCAGCCCGCGCAGCGCAGCGCGTACGTCCGCGTCCGGGGCGGGGTCACGGCGCAGCGTCAGGTCTCCGGATGCCGGGGCGGGCAGCGAACCGGACCCGACCTGCGGCGAGGTCTGCGCGCCCGACACGCACAGCACGCACAGCAGTGGCCCCAGCAATCGCACCGGGGAAGGATACCCGACGGGCTGGGCGGGGCGCGTGGGTCCGCGCGGGCGAACGCGCAGACAGAACGGTCCCTGCAGCGAATCAGGGCCTCAGAGGGCCCCTCCGCGCTGGATTTACATCACGCTCTCGCTTTCGCGCAGCAGAATGGGCGCGTCAAAGGCGGCGGGCAGCCACGCCGTCTGCTCGTGAATGGCCTGGGGCGGGCACGAGCGCAGGCAGGCCATGCAGCCGGTGCAGGCCCCCAGGTTCAGTAACAGGCGCACCCCCCCCTCGGCCGTCAGCTCCCGGTCGATGGCATCGGTGGGACAGACGTTGTGGCACACCGGGCAGTCGATGCACGAGTCGTCCACCAGCGGCGCGGGCCAGTGGACCGGCGCGTCGGCGGGCGGCGTGGGCTTGAGGGTCAGGGCGCGCCACTTCCACTCCTCGGGGGTGCGTTCCTCGGGTTCGCTCCAGTCCACAAAGGGCAGCGGCGACTCGGGAATGCTGTGGGCCAGCTGCGCCTTGCCCGCCCGGAACAGCGCCCCGAAGGCCCCGCGCCGCGAGACACGCACCGCCCGCTCGGTGTCTTCCGGGGCCGAGGGGCGCACCGTCACACGGGCTGGTCGGCCGGTGGCCGCGCGCAGCTGCTGCGTTTCGGCCACCACCGCAGCCAGGCGTTCGGGCACGTCCGGCGCGCCGATGGAACACTCCGCGCACGCGCCGTGGATCAGGGTCAGTGGAGTGCCCCAGGCTCCCGCCGCCGACACCACCGCCGGAGTCACCCGCCCCAGACACGGCAGCTGCGGACCGCCCGCACCGCTCTGGGAGCAGGTCAGGGTGGCCTCGTCCTCCTCGCCGCCCTTCTGGTCGCGCACGCTTTCCAGCGTGCCCTGCAGCCCGTATTCCAGCGCCCCGGTCGGACACGCCTGCACGCAGATGCCGCAGCCGGTGCAGGCGTCGGCGTCGATCTGAACGGCGGGGCCGACCAGTCCGGTCAGGACCGCGCCGTGCGGACAGACCGTGGCACAGATGTCGCAGCCCCCCACCGCCTGACGCTCCAGCAAACAGCGCGGCGGGGTATAGCGCGGCACGAGATTGCCGGAATCGTCGAAGCGCGAGAGGAGGCCCTGAAGCATGTCCAGGAGTCTACGCGGGCCGGGGCACTGGGAAGGTGGTGAGAAGCGCCGGTCCCGTCCGGCACGCTACCCTTCCCGGTGATGCCTTCCGTTCCGTCCCGCGTCTCTGGCTGGCTGCTCGCGTTGCCCGCGCTGGTGTTCACGGCGCTGCTGCTCGCCGTGCCGCTGGGGCGCACCCTGCTCGAAGGCGGCGTGAACCTGAGCGTGTGGCGCGAGCCGTACTTTCTGGGACGGCTCGGCTGGACGCTGGCGCAGGCGGGCGGCACGGCGCTGCTCGCGCTGCTGCTGGGCGGCCCGCTCGCCTACCTGCTGTCGCGGGCCAGCCTTCCGGGCAAGCGGCTGTTTCTGCGCCTGCTGCTGCTGCCCTTCGTGACCCCCACCCTGGTGGCCGTGCTCGGTCTCTCGGCGCTGCTCGGGCCGCGCGGCTGGCTGACCACCTTGACCGGGCTGGACCTCAGCGAGACGCCCACTCCGCTGATTCTGGGCAATCTGTTCTTCAATCTGCCGGTGATGATCCGCCTCGCGTACGGCGGGTTCTCACGCGTGCCGCCCCAGCTGATCGGCGCGGCGCGGTCGCTGGGGGCTTCCCCGTGGCGGGCGGCGCTGGGGGTGGCGCTGCCGCTGGCGCTGCCGGGCCTGGCGGCGGGGGCCGTGCTCGTTTTTCTGTACTCCGCGCTGAGCTTCGGGCTGCCGCTGGCGCTGGGCGGCGAGGCCTACGCCACGCTGGAGGTCGAGATCTATACCCTGACCGCCCTGCAGCTGCGTCTCTCGGAGGCCAGCGCCCTGATTGCCGGCCAGCTGCTGCTGACGCTGATCGCCACCTGGGCCTACACCGGCCTGACGCGCGGCGGCGCGGGAACCCCCACCTCGGAGCTGCCCCGGGCGCGGGGCGGCGTGCGGGCCGGGATTCTGGTCCTGGGTGGCATCACCCTGCTGATCTGCTTTGCGCCGCTGCTTGCGGTGGTGGCGCGCGGAGTGGTGGGCTCGGGCGGCCCCACCCTGGCGTACTGGCAGGGGGTGGCCGCCGACCCGGAGACGCCACTGCTGCTGGGCAACACGCTGCGTTTTGGCGGGCTCGCCCTGGTCGGGGCGACCGCGCTGGGCAGCCTGTATGCGCTGGGCGCGTGGCTGGCCCGCTCGCGCGTCCTGGATCTGGTCTCGCTGCTGCCGCTGATGGTCTCGCCGGTGTCGCTGGCAGTGGGTTACCTGCTCGCCTACCCGGCGCTGGCCGCCACCCTGCCCATGCTGATCGCGGCCTACACGCTGCTGGCGCTGCCGCTGGTGGTGCGCTCGCTGCTGCCGGCCCTGCGCGCCCTGCCCCCGCCTCTGTTCGAGGCCGCCCGCACGCTGGGAGCGGGTCCACTTGCGGCCCAGCGCACGGTGACGTGGCCGCTGACCCTGCCGGCCCTGCGCGGCGGCGCGGCGCTGGCCCTCGCCACGGTGCTGGGCGAGTTCGGCGCGACGCTGGTGCTGACCCGCCCGGAGTGGGCCACCCTTAGCGTGGGGCTGTATGACCGGCTGGGCCGCCCCGGCGAGCGCAACCTGGGCGAGGCCTGCGCGCTGGCGACGGTGCTGCTGCTGCTCTCGGCCACGGCCTTCACGGTGCTGGACGGCGGCGAGGGGGAGGTCACATGAAAGCGGCCGCCTTGACCCCGGCGGGTCCGGATGGGACGCCGGACGCTGGCCTGAGCCGCGTGTCGCCCCCCGCCCTGACCACCCACCACCTCTCCAGGTCCTTCGGTCCGGTTCAGGCGGTGCACGACGTCTCGCTTCATGTGGAGGCAGGAGAAACGCTGGCCCTGCTGGGGCCGTCGGGCTGTGGCAAGAGCACGGTGCTGCGGCTGGTGGCCGGGCTGGAGCGTCCGGATGCGGGGCGCGTGGAGGTCGGCGGGCGCGACGTGACCGGGCGGCCCCCGGAGACGCGGCACCTCGGGCTGGTATTTCAGGATTACGCGCTGTTTCCGCACCTGAGCGTGCTGGACAATGTGGCCTACGGTCCCCGCATGCGCGGCGTGGCGCGGGCTGGGGCGTACGAACAGGCGCGCGAGGCGCTGGCGCTGGTCAACCTGTCGGAGCTGGAGGCCCGCCGCCCCGCCCAACTGTCCGGCGGGCAGGCGCAGCGGGTCGCCCTGGCCCGCGCGCTGGCGACCCGCTCGCCGCTGCTGCTGCTGGACGAGCCGCTGTCCAACCTCGACGAGCGGCTGCGCGCCGAACTGCGGAGCGACCTGCACGACCTGTTTGACCGGGTGGGGGCCGGCGTGCTGCTCGTCACGCACGATCAGCGCGAGGCCCTGGCCCTGGCCGGGCGCGTGGCGATCATGCGCGCCGGACGCCTGGTGCAGACGGGTACGGCCCGCGAGGTCTTTGCGCGGCCCGACACCGCCTGGGTCGCCGCCTTCCTGGGGTGGGCCAACGTGCTGGGCCAGGGCGGTGGGCAGGCCCTGCTGGTCCCCGAGGCGGCCGTCACGCTGGGCGTGGGCGAGGAGTTCCCCGTCACTTTCCGTCAGGTCACCGAGTCGGGCGAGACGGTGACGGTGAGCCACGACCTGGGCTCCCTGACCCTGAACCTGAGTTCACGGGAGGTGGGAGCGTTGGCCCACGACCGGCTGCGCCTGAGGGTAGAGCCGGAGCAGGTGCGCCGGGTCCCGGACGACCGCGGCTGACCCGGATGGTTCATACTGTCAGGGAACCCACCTTCTGAACGAGGAGGAAGCTTATGCACAAGGGTCGGAGATGGCAGGCAGGCTTCGTGATGATCGCTGTACTGTCCAGCGGAGCGCACGCACAGTACAGCGGGCCGCAGGCCGTGGTGTACATCGGGGACCGGTGGTGCCAGGGAGGATACTGCTCGGGCAGCGTCTACTCCGCCTTTGAGGAGGCCATGACCCGGGCGCTGAGCGCCAGCGGTTATGTGCAGGCCGTGCGGCAAAAGGACGCGGCCACCCTGCAGCTCACCGGGGGCGTCACCAGCGTCAGCGGCGCCGGCAGCGTCTGCCTGCCCATCGTGGGTTGCCTGAGTGGCAAGACCGTGCGCGCCTCGATGGAACTTACCGACATGGCCAGCGGCAGCGTGAAGTGGACCGAGAGCTGCGAGGGCACCAGCGGCGGGGTCAGCACCTGGGGCTGGTGGGGCGGCAGCGTGCACCTCAACAGTGACGAGGGCAAGGCGGTTGCCGACTGCGCCGGGAAACTCGTGCAGAAGCTGACGGGCAGCGGAGTTCTGCAGGCCTATCTGGGCAAGACCGGGGGAGCGGCCACCGCGGCCCCCACCACCACTGTCCCCCCCACTCAGCCCGTGCAGCAGCTGGAAGGAATGGTCGGGGCGCTGGCCTTTGCGGACATGAACACGCTGTTTACCAGCGATCCGTACAATCCGGTCAAGCTCAAGGAACTGAACGCGGCGGCCACAGCGACCACCCTGAGCGCCGCGGCCCGCGTGCAGCTCAAGGTATCGCCCCCCGAGAATGCCGGACCGTACCAGCTGATCGGGGTGACCTACACGCTGCCGGACGGGCAGGAGAAGTTCGTGCAGCTGGCCATGACCTCCGACGCCAGCCTGAATCCGCGGGGAGGCACGAAATTGCTGTACCTCTCGGCCTTCAACCCGCTGCGCAGTTCCACGCCCGCGCTGGACGGCCTGAGCCGTAATGTGGAGACCCTGCTGAACGACCTGCACGCGGCGCTGGGCCTGCCCGCGCTGTAGGAGGAGCAGGCCGCTACACTGCCCCGGTGATCGCCTGGATTCTTGTCGGCGGACGGCTGACAGCCACGCCCGCCCTGGCCACCCTGCCGCGTCCAGACGTGGTGGTCGCAGCGGATGGAGGCGCACGGCACGCCGCGACCCTGAAGGTCGCGGTAAACATCTGGGTGGGCGACTTCGATTCGTCGGAAGGCCTGGAGATCCAGGCCCCACGCGAGGTCCACCCGGCGGCCAAGGACGAGACGGACGCGGAGCTGGCCGTGCGGGTCGCCCTGAACCGGGGAGCCACCGAACTGGTGTTCCTGGGGGCCTTCGGCGGGCGCTTTGACCATGCGGCGGCGCTGCTGCTGGGGGGCATTCGTCTGGCCCGCGGTGGTCTGCGGGTCACCCTGAGCAGCGGCGACGAATGGGCGTGGCCGCTGCTCGCCGCCTCTCCCCTGTCTCTGGAGCTGCCGCCCGGCGTGACCCTGAGTGTGGTGGCGTGCAGTGACCTGCGCGGCCTGAGTCTGCACGGCGTACGCTGGCCGCTGCGCGCAGCGGATATCCCGCTGGGCAGCGGCTGGACGGTCAGCAATGAGACGACCGGGGATACGGTCACGGCCTCGGTGCACCAGGGCCACGCGCTGGTCACGGCCCTGTGGTCATAGCGGAAGACAACGAACCGGAGGCGGGCCAATTCGCGCCCCCCTCCGGTTCGGCCGAACTTCAGTTATGCAGCGGGGCGGCCACGTTGCAGGCAGCGACGCCCGGTCGGGTTTCACGGGTGTATTTGCA of Deinococcus aerophilus contains these proteins:
- a CDS encoding 4Fe-4S binding protein is translated as MLQGLLSRFDDSGNLVPRYTPPRCLLERQAVGGCDICATVCPHGAVLTGLVGPAVQIDADACTGCGICVQACPTGALEYGLQGTLESVRDQKGGEEDEATLTCSQSGAGGPQLPCLGRVTPAVVSAAGAWGTPLTLIHGACAECSIGAPDVPERLAAVVAETQQLRAATGRPARVTVRPSAPEDTERAVRVSRRGAFGALFRAGKAQLAHSIPESPLPFVDWSEPEERTPEEWKWRALTLKPTPPADAPVHWPAPLVDDSCIDCPVCHNVCPTDAIDRELTAEGGVRLLLNLGACTGCMACLRSCPPQAIHEQTAWLPAAFDAPILLRESESVM
- a CDS encoding ABC transporter permease — encoded protein: MPSVPSRVSGWLLALPALVFTALLLAVPLGRTLLEGGVNLSVWREPYFLGRLGWTLAQAGGTALLALLLGGPLAYLLSRASLPGKRLFLRLLLLPFVTPTLVAVLGLSALLGPRGWLTTLTGLDLSETPTPLILGNLFFNLPVMIRLAYGGFSRVPPQLIGAARSLGASPWRAALGVALPLALPGLAAGAVLVFLYSALSFGLPLALGGEAYATLEVEIYTLTALQLRLSEASALIAGQLLLTLIATWAYTGLTRGGAGTPTSELPRARGGVRAGILVLGGITLLICFAPLLAVVARGVVGSGGPTLAYWQGVAADPETPLLLGNTLRFGGLALVGATALGSLYALGAWLARSRVLDLVSLLPLMVSPVSLAVGYLLAYPALAATLPMLIAAYTLLALPLVVRSLLPALRALPPPLFEAARTLGAGPLAAQRTVTWPLTLPALRGGAALALATVLGEFGATLVLTRPEWATLSVGLYDRLGRPGERNLGEACALATVLLLLSATAFTVLDGGEGEVT
- a CDS encoding ABC transporter ATP-binding protein → MKAAALTPAGPDGTPDAGLSRVSPPALTTHHLSRSFGPVQAVHDVSLHVEAGETLALLGPSGCGKSTVLRLVAGLERPDAGRVEVGGRDVTGRPPETRHLGLVFQDYALFPHLSVLDNVAYGPRMRGVARAGAYEQAREALALVNLSELEARRPAQLSGGQAQRVALARALATRSPLLLLDEPLSNLDERLRAELRSDLHDLFDRVGAGVLLVTHDQREALALAGRVAIMRAGRLVQTGTAREVFARPDTAWVAAFLGWANVLGQGGGQALLVPEAAVTLGVGEEFPVTFRQVTESGETVTVSHDLGSLTLNLSSREVGALAHDRLRLRVEPEQVRRVPDDRG
- a CDS encoding thiamine diphosphokinase, with the protein product MIAWILVGGRLTATPALATLPRPDVVVAADGGARHAATLKVAVNIWVGDFDSSEGLEIQAPREVHPAAKDETDAELAVRVALNRGATELVFLGAFGGRFDHAAALLLGGIRLARGGLRVTLSSGDEWAWPLLAASPLSLELPPGVTLSVVACSDLRGLSLHGVRWPLRAADIPLGSGWTVSNETTGDTVTASVHQGHALVTALWS